GCTGTATACCGGCCGTGATGGCCGTGTGGCGCACGAATGCATTCTGGATATTCGTCCGCTGAAAGAGACGACCGGTATCAGTGAAATGGATATCGCCAAGCGTCTGATCGACTACGGATTCCACGCGCCGACCATGTCCTTCCCGGTTGCCGGTACGCTGATGGTTGAGCCGACCGAATCCGAAAGCAAAGTGGAACTGGATCGCTTCATTGATGCGCTGCTGGCAATTCGCAGTGAAATCGACCGTGTAGCGAAAGGCGAATGGCCGCTGGAAGACAACCCGCTGGTGAACGCGCCGCACGTGCAGAATGAACTGGTCAGTGACTGGAACCATCCGTACACCCGCGAAGTGGCGGTATTCCCGGCCGGTTACGACAATAAATACTGGCCGACCGTGAAACGTCTGGATGACGTGTACGGGGACAGGAATTTGTTCTGTTCGTGTGTACCGATGTCAGATTACGAGTAAGACTCCGTTCTGCTCCTCTCTGAGAAGGGTGGGGAATTAAAAACTCGGTCTGCTCCCTCCCCTGCCAAGGGGAGGGCTGGGGTGGGGTATTAAGGTAAGAATCCAAAAATTAAAGTTTGCTTTGTCAAAGTGTTAGTCCTTAAAACCCCCTCCCAACCTCCTCCTTCGCAGGGGGAGGTGTAAGCACTTTGCTCACTTCCCCCACTGGAGTATTCAATGAAAATCGCTCTCGTCACCGGCGCCAGCCGCGGCATTGGCCGTGCAACGGCTCTTCTTCTTGCGCAGCAGGGTTACGCCGTCGGTGTAAATTACCTGAATAACGAAACCGCAGCACAATCTGTTATCGATGAAATCCATCAGGCTGGTGGCAAAGCAATTGCGCTGAAGGCTGATATTGCCGATGAAGCGCAGGTTGTCGCGATGTTCAAACAGCTCAGCGCCGAACTCGGCCCGATCACCGCGCTGGTGAATAATGCCGGGATTTTGTTCCAGCAGACCACCATTGAAAATCTCTCCGCCGAACGTATCAATAAAGTCCTGTCTACTAACGTGACCGGGTATTTCCTGTGCTGCCGAGAGGCGGTGAAAATCATGTCGCATAGGCATGGCGGAAAGGGCGGGGCAATTGTGAATGTGTCCTCAGCGGCTTCCCGTCTGGGCGCACCGGGCGAATATGTCGATTACGCGGCATCGAAAGGCGCGGTGGATACCCTGACCACCGGTCTGGCGCTGGAAGTGGCGGCTTACGGTATTCGCGTAAACTGCGTGCGTCCCGGCCTGATTTATACCGAAATGCATGCCAGCGGCGGAGAGCCGGGGCGTGTCGATCGCGTGAAAGCCAATCTGCCGATGCAGCGCGGCGGTCAGCCGGAAGAAGTCGCACAGGCAATTTCCTGGCTGCTGTCGGATTCCGCCTCTTACGCCACCGGCAGCTTTCTCGAGCTGGCAGGCGGCAGGTAATCAGAATCAGTCACCGATAACGGGGATCACTCCCCGTTCACTCCCCTTAAACGGTCAACTCCACACAATCGGTCATTAACGGTCATCAGATTGCGCGAGGAATTGTGACCGTTTGCAAATCTGTTGCTGTCTTGTTGCAACGCAAATGACGATTTAATGCCGTTCCCGCCACAGATCCAAACTTTAACATTTCATCTTTTCTCACCTTTTCGTGACAACTATCACAGGACGATTGTGGCAAAAAATGCGCACATTCGCCTTTGAGGCACTGCGCATTCCGTAAATACCCGGCTGCGTATCCTATTTGACATCGGGAAAGAGGAATCACCACATGCTGCCAGTAGAGCGACATCGTTATATCACCGAAATTCTCAGCCAGCGCGGACGCATCCTGGTACAGGAAGTGGCGCAGTTATGTCGCATCTCGCTGGAAACCGCGCGGCGGGATCTGGCGCTGCTGGAAAAGCGTGGCGTGCTGTTACGCAGCCACGGCGGCGCGGTGTTTATGGAGCATTCGGCGGGCGAAAAAACCTATGTGCCTTCGCAGATTGAACAGGGTGAATCCTTCCGTGACCGCAGTAATCAGTCGCCGGACAGTAAAACGCGCATCGCCAAACGGGCGTTACAGCTAATCAATCCCGGCGATTGCCTGCTGCTCGACAGCAGTTCCAGCAGCTGGTTTCTGGCGCGTCAGTTGCCCGATATTCAGCTGGTGGTGCTGACCAACTCGGTTCACATCATCCAGACGCTGGCGGTGAAAGCTAACGTGCGGGTGATCGGACTGGGCGGTGAATACTCGGCGAAATACGAAGATTTCGTCGGCGTACTGGCCGAGCAAATGCTGAAAGAGTTCGTCATCAACAAACTGTTTTTCTCCTGTCACGGCATCAGTCACGAAGGCGGCATCCGTGAAAGTAACGAGCATCATGCGCGGCTGAAACAGCAAATGCTGCTTTCCTCCGAGCACAAAATTTTGCTGGCTGACTCCAGCAAATTCGGCCGCCGCTCCTTTGCGCGGATCTGCCACTACCGGGAAATCGACACACTGATAACAGACCATCTGGAGGATGAAGAATTCCGCCAGGAACTGGCCTGGAGCAACGTTAACGTGATTGAAGTTTCTCCGTCACCCCTACAGAAAAAAACTAAAAACAGCCGCAACGGCCCGTTAGCTGCGGCACATAACTGACCTACCAGGAGAGTAAACATGATCAAGAAATCCGTTCTTGCCTGCCTGTTCGCCACAGCCATGTTGTCCCTGTCTGCGCACGCCGCCGACAAAATCCGCATGGGTGTGGTGGTGAAAGTCGGCGGTAACGCCTGGTTCAACGCGATGGAAGCCGGGATCAAAAGCGAAGCGGCCAAACGCGGGATCGACGCGTGGCAGGTCGGGCCGACCAGCGCGGATCCGGCGTTGCAGGTGCGTGCGATTGAAGATCTGATCGCCCAGAAAGTGGATGTGATCGGCGTAGTGCCGAACGATGCCCGCGTGCTGGAGCCGGTACTGAAACGCGCCCACGACGCCGGGATCAAAGTCATCGTGCATGAATCACCGGATCAGAAATATGCCGACTGGGATTTCGAAATGGTCGACGCCACGCAGCACGGCATTAACCACATGGTCGCGCTGGCGCAGTGTATGAAAGAGAAAGGTGATTACGCGGTATACGTCGGAAGTCTTACCGTGCCACTGCATCAGAAATGGGCCGATGCCGCCATCAATTACCAGAAAGAACACTATCCGAATATGCATCTGGTCGGCGACAAATTTGGCGTGGGTGAATCGCTGGATGACAGCATCCGTACCACCAACGACCTGATGTCCAAAGACGCCAACCTGAGAGGCATTCTGGCTATCGGTTCACAAGGCCCGATTGGCGCAGGTCGCGCGGTGCTTAACCGTGGCAAAACTGACGACATCTGCGTGTTCGGGCCATTCAGTCCGGGTCAGGGCGCCAGTCTGGTGAAAGCCGGCGCCATCAAAGGCGGCTTTATCTGGAACCCGATGGTCGCCGGTGAAGTCTTTGTGCGCATCGCCGAGAAGCTGGAGAAAGGCGAAAAAATCACTGACGGCATGACTATTGAAGGCATGGGCAAAGTGAAAGTCGACGAGGCAACGCGCACCATTCTGGGCAACGAAACCGAAAGCCTGGACAAAGCGAACTTGCCGAAACTGGTCAAAATGGGGCTGT
The Rahnella variigena genome window above contains:
- a CDS encoding substrate-binding domain-containing protein gives rise to the protein MIKKSVLACLFATAMLSLSAHAADKIRMGVVVKVGGNAWFNAMEAGIKSEAAKRGIDAWQVGPTSADPALQVRAIEDLIAQKVDVIGVVPNDARVLEPVLKRAHDAGIKVIVHESPDQKYADWDFEMVDATQHGINHMVALAQCMKEKGDYAVYVGSLTVPLHQKWADAAINYQKEHYPNMHLVGDKFGVGESLDDSIRTTNDLMSKDANLRGILAIGSQGPIGAGRAVLNRGKTDDICVFGPFSPGQGASLVKAGAIKGGFIWNPMVAGEVFVRIAEKLEKGEKITDGMTIEGMGKVKVDEATRTILGNETESLDKANLPKLVKMGL
- a CDS encoding SDR family oxidoreductase; this translates as MKIALVTGASRGIGRATALLLAQQGYAVGVNYLNNETAAQSVIDEIHQAGGKAIALKADIADEAQVVAMFKQLSAELGPITALVNNAGILFQQTTIENLSAERINKVLSTNVTGYFLCCREAVKIMSHRHGGKGGAIVNVSSAASRLGAPGEYVDYAASKGAVDTLTTGLALEVAAYGIRVNCVRPGLIYTEMHASGGEPGRVDRVKANLPMQRGGQPEEVAQAISWLLSDSASYATGSFLELAGGR
- a CDS encoding DeoR/GlpR family DNA-binding transcription regulator, whose product is MLPVERHRYITEILSQRGRILVQEVAQLCRISLETARRDLALLEKRGVLLRSHGGAVFMEHSAGEKTYVPSQIEQGESFRDRSNQSPDSKTRIAKRALQLINPGDCLLLDSSSSSWFLARQLPDIQLVVLTNSVHIIQTLAVKANVRVIGLGGEYSAKYEDFVGVLAEQMLKEFVINKLFFSCHGISHEGGIRESNEHHARLKQQMLLSSEHKILLADSSKFGRRSFARICHYREIDTLITDHLEDEEFRQELAWSNVNVIEVSPSPLQKKTKNSRNGPLAAAHN